One Solanum lycopersicum chromosome 2, SLM_r2.1 genomic region harbors:
- the LOC109119579 gene encoding senescence-specific cysteine protease SAG39-like isoform X1 has product MALTINWKSAFLALAVLTMWTIEVTSRELNEASMVQKHEKWMARFGRVYRDDAEKAKRFNIFKDNVDYIESINKSGMRPYKLSINGFADLTNEEFRATHNGYKPSSHQKSSKTVSFRYEDVTAPATMDWRKKGAVTGVKDQGQCGCCWAFSAVAATEGINEIKTGKLISLSEQELVDCDTSSDMGCEGGLMDDAFKFIIKNHGLTTESNYPYEGTDGTCKTGKKSNGAAKITGYEDVPANSESSLLSAVANQPVSVAIDASGSDFQFYSSGVFTGECGTELDHGVTAVGYGITSDGTKYWLVKNSWGTSWGENGYIRMQRGIDAKEGICGIAMQASYPTA; this is encoded by the exons atggCTTTGACAATCAATTGGAAATCTGCCTTTTTAGCTCTAGCTGTTTTAACAATGTGGACTATTGAAGTCACATCTCGCGAGTTGAACGAGGCCTCGATGGTCCAGAAACACGAGAAGTGGATGGCTCGCTTTGGACGTGTGTACAGAGATGATGCAGAGAAGGCAAAAAGGTTCAATATATTCAAGGACAATGTTGATTACATCGAGTCAATCAACAAGTCTGGAATGAGACCTTATAAGTTGAGCATCAATGGATTTGCAGATTTGACCAATGAGGAATTCAGAGCCACTCACAACGGATACAAACCGTCTTCTCATCAGAAGTCATCAAAAACCGTATCATTCAGGTACGAAGATGTGACTGCTCCAGCTACCATGGATTGGAGAAAGAAGGGTGCTGTTACTGGAGTTAAGGATCAAGGGCAATGCG GATGTTGCTGGGCATTTTCTGCTGTTGCTGCTACTGAAGGGATCAACGAGATCAAAACTGGTAAGTTGATCTCCTTGTCTGAGCAAGAACTCGTGGACTGCGACACAAGTTCAGATATGGGATGTGAGGGAGGTCTTATGGATGATGCTTTTAAGTTCATCATCAAGAATCACGGGCTTACTACTGAATCTAACTATCCGTATGAGGGAACAGATGGCACTTGCAAAACTGGGAAGAAATCCAATGGCGCTGCTAAGATTACTGGTTATGAAGATGTCCCAGCCAACAGTGAATCTTCTCTGTTGAGTGCTGTTGCTAACCAACCTGTATCAGTCGCCATTGATGCTAGTGGATCAGATTTCCAATTCTATTCTAGTGGTGTTTTCACCGGAGAATGTGGAACAGAGTTAGATCACGGTGTTACAGCAGTTGGATATGGAATAACTAGTGATGGGACAAAGTATTGGTTAGTCAAAAACTCGTGGGGAACCAGCTGGGGCGAGAACGGTTACATTAGAATGCAAAGAGGCATTGATGCTAAGGAAGGAATTTGTGGAATTGCTATGCAAGCTTCTTATCCAACTGCTTAA
- the LOC109119579 gene encoding vignain-like isoform X2: MMQRRQKDLTNEEFRATHNGYKPSSHQKSSKTVSFRYEDVTAPATMDWRKKGAVTGVKDQGQCGCCWAFSAVAATEGINEIKTGKLISLSEQELVDCDTSSDMGCEGGLMDDAFKFIIKNHGLTTESNYPYEGTDGTCKTGKKSNGAAKITGYEDVPANSESSLLSAVANQPVSVAIDASGSDFQFYSSGVFTGECGTELDHGVTAVGYGITSDGTKYWLVKNSWGTSWGENGYIRMQRGIDAKEGICGIAMQASYPTA, from the exons ATGATGCAGAGAAGGCAAAAAG ATTTGACCAATGAGGAATTCAGAGCCACTCACAACGGATACAAACCGTCTTCTCATCAGAAGTCATCAAAAACCGTATCATTCAGGTACGAAGATGTGACTGCTCCAGCTACCATGGATTGGAGAAAGAAGGGTGCTGTTACTGGAGTTAAGGATCAAGGGCAATGCG GATGTTGCTGGGCATTTTCTGCTGTTGCTGCTACTGAAGGGATCAACGAGATCAAAACTGGTAAGTTGATCTCCTTGTCTGAGCAAGAACTCGTGGACTGCGACACAAGTTCAGATATGGGATGTGAGGGAGGTCTTATGGATGATGCTTTTAAGTTCATCATCAAGAATCACGGGCTTACTACTGAATCTAACTATCCGTATGAGGGAACAGATGGCACTTGCAAAACTGGGAAGAAATCCAATGGCGCTGCTAAGATTACTGGTTATGAAGATGTCCCAGCCAACAGTGAATCTTCTCTGTTGAGTGCTGTTGCTAACCAACCTGTATCAGTCGCCATTGATGCTAGTGGATCAGATTTCCAATTCTATTCTAGTGGTGTTTTCACCGGAGAATGTGGAACAGAGTTAGATCACGGTGTTACAGCAGTTGGATATGGAATAACTAGTGATGGGACAAAGTATTGGTTAGTCAAAAACTCGTGGGGAACCAGCTGGGGCGAGAACGGTTACATTAGAATGCAAAGAGGCATTGATGCTAAGGAAGGAATTTGTGGAATTGCTATGCAAGCTTCTTATCCAACTGCTTAA